A region from the Pseudonocardia petroleophila genome encodes:
- a CDS encoding putative bifunctional diguanylate cyclase/phosphodiesterase, with product MDELGDRRNTGRSTPGPGEPTVTDGGSGDAVARAELRRARQAVLGGGTPVDRALFARAVGRAVAETPAPEPALATPESGVRIAAHRLVEPEAPVGRRAAEAISALGEGGQRMSDLHDLDPDERTDPEGSPALPALRTAVFGAGRGASDLGGPLPGGGVVGGPEIVSLPAAPALVCDRDDRIVRVNPPLLALAGRAGGTGATSAADAEAGLFGMRLPQLVTGPDTDARLVRPDGERVRVRVVRWELPGRELRAVVLVELPDGSDGEQERIDRRWVAELERLAGVGTWSYELGTRTLRRSESLLELYRSAGVEPEGPDGAVEGEQVALLCGAIREHGLGGTTADHHAELRLPGERLLSCRAEIETAADGTPVRLVGVVRDLSEQRRAQDRVRHAGRRFADLMEMVPSGVAMIDPNGVVTDANANMCALLDRPLDALRGTSAADLTAEGPFDLLGPDRAALPAWLHPVAPGARHGYRVDAAPLLRADGTTVWCEVSATVTSADDGSWFWLVACTDIGERRRAAELLRSAGTVDELTRLPNRAACLAMVDALLAGSGRDRVAVVCGDLDDFARVNSSLGHEVGDDLLVSLAGRLQRELPVGCTAARLSGDEFVVICADHAEVGGPDQLARLVADLLRTTLTVHGQPVQMTASVGLATPVPLGDVRAADLLRFAEVAMQDAKRRQCRGGIGMATDGVVSSATQALALEAELRAAITGTGLVLEYQPVVGPDGTIISAEALVRWHHPERGMIPPGDFLPVAQRSGLLRELDLWVLRTACAEAATWPEHRGRRPSVAVNLAGLLPGDVDFLTVVDAIVGESGLDWDHLVLELVETSLVALPPHALAAMAELVDRGVRFAVDDFGTGYSSLARLKDLPAQTVKVDRAFVTGVDDDPAAFAVARAVVDMARAMGRTTVAEGVETAEQFHVLRGIGVDAYQGWLFSRPLRTDRLREVFAGGRLATPAAAAALAG from the coding sequence GTGGACGAGCTCGGAGACCGGCGGAACACCGGCCGGTCGACGCCCGGACCGGGTGAGCCGACCGTCACGGACGGGGGCTCCGGCGACGCCGTCGCGCGGGCCGAGCTGCGCCGCGCCCGGCAGGCCGTCCTCGGGGGCGGGACGCCGGTCGACCGGGCGCTGTTCGCCCGCGCGGTCGGCCGGGCCGTCGCCGAGACGCCGGCCCCCGAGCCGGCGCTGGCCACCCCGGAGTCCGGCGTGCGCATCGCCGCGCACCGCCTCGTCGAGCCCGAGGCGCCGGTGGGGCGGCGCGCCGCCGAGGCGATCTCGGCGCTGGGGGAGGGCGGCCAGCGGATGTCCGACCTGCACGACCTGGACCCCGACGAGCGCACCGACCCCGAGGGGTCCCCGGCGCTGCCGGCCCTGCGCACGGCGGTCTTCGGGGCCGGCCGGGGCGCATCGGACCTCGGCGGCCCGCTGCCCGGCGGCGGGGTCGTCGGGGGCCCGGAGATCGTCTCGCTGCCCGCGGCGCCCGCACTGGTCTGCGACCGCGACGACCGGATCGTGCGCGTCAACCCGCCGCTGCTCGCCCTGGCGGGACGGGCCGGCGGGACCGGCGCGACCAGCGCGGCCGACGCCGAGGCCGGCCTGTTCGGGATGCGGCTGCCGCAGCTCGTCACCGGACCCGACACCGACGCGCGGCTGGTCCGCCCGGACGGGGAGCGGGTGCGGGTGCGGGTCGTGCGCTGGGAGCTGCCCGGCCGGGAGCTGCGGGCCGTCGTGCTCGTCGAGCTGCCCGACGGCAGCGACGGCGAGCAGGAGCGCATCGACCGCCGCTGGGTCGCCGAGCTGGAGCGGCTCGCGGGCGTCGGCACCTGGAGCTACGAGCTGGGCACCCGCACCCTGCGCCGCAGCGAGTCGCTGCTGGAGCTCTACCGGTCGGCCGGGGTCGAGCCGGAGGGCCCCGACGGCGCGGTGGAGGGCGAGCAGGTCGCCCTGCTGTGCGGCGCGATCCGCGAGCACGGCCTCGGCGGGACCACCGCCGACCACCACGCCGAGCTGCGCCTGCCCGGTGAGCGGCTGCTGAGCTGCCGCGCCGAGATCGAGACCGCCGCCGACGGCACGCCGGTGCGCCTGGTCGGCGTGGTGCGCGACCTGTCCGAGCAGCGCCGGGCCCAGGACCGGGTGCGGCACGCCGGGCGGCGCTTCGCCGACCTCATGGAGATGGTGCCGTCGGGGGTCGCGATGATCGACCCGAACGGCGTGGTCACCGACGCCAACGCGAACATGTGCGCGCTGCTGGACCGGCCGCTGGACGCGCTGCGCGGCACCTCGGCCGCCGACCTCACCGCGGAGGGCCCGTTCGACCTGCTCGGCCCCGACCGCGCCGCGCTGCCGGCCTGGCTGCACCCCGTCGCCCCCGGCGCGCGCCACGGCTACCGCGTCGACGCGGCCCCGCTGCTGCGCGCGGACGGCACGACCGTCTGGTGCGAGGTCAGCGCCACGGTGACCAGCGCCGACGACGGCAGCTGGTTCTGGCTGGTCGCCTGCACCGACATCGGCGAGCGCCGCCGGGCCGCGGAGCTGCTGCGCAGCGCGGGCACCGTCGACGAGCTGACCCGCCTGCCCAACCGGGCCGCCTGCCTGGCGATGGTCGACGCGCTGCTGGCCGGGTCCGGGCGCGACCGGGTCGCGGTGGTCTGCGGCGACCTCGACGACTTCGCCCGCGTCAACTCCTCGCTGGGCCACGAGGTCGGCGACGACCTGCTGGTCTCCCTGGCCGGACGGCTGCAGCGCGAGCTGCCCGTCGGCTGCACGGCCGCGCGCCTGTCGGGTGACGAGTTCGTCGTCATCTGCGCCGACCACGCCGAGGTGGGCGGGCCCGACCAGCTCGCGCGCCTCGTCGCCGACCTGCTGCGCACCACGCTCACGGTGCACGGCCAGCCGGTGCAGATGACCGCGTCGGTGGGGCTGGCCACGCCGGTCCCGCTCGGCGACGTCCGGGCGGCGGACCTCCTGCGGTTCGCCGAGGTCGCGATGCAGGACGCCAAGCGGCGGCAGTGCCGCGGAGGGATCGGCATGGCCACCGACGGCGTCGTCAGCTCCGCCACCCAGGCACTCGCCCTGGAGGCGGAGCTGCGTGCGGCGATCACCGGCACCGGGCTGGTGCTCGAGTACCAGCCCGTTGTCGGTCCGGACGGCACGATCATCTCGGCCGAGGCGCTCGTGCGCTGGCACCACCCCGAGCGCGGGATGATCCCGCCCGGGGACTTCCTGCCGGTCGCCCAGCGCAGCGGCCTGCTGCGCGAGTTGGACCTGTGGGTGCTGCGCACCGCCTGCGCCGAGGCCGCGACCTGGCCCGAGCACCGCGGGCGCCGCCCGTCGGTCGCGGTCAACCTGGCCGGCCTGCTGCCCGGCGACGTCGACTTCCTCACCGTCGTCGACGCGATCGTGGGCGAGTCCGGCCTGGACTGGGACCACCTGGTGCTGGAGCTGGTGGAGACCAGCCTGGTGGCGCTGCCGCCGCACGCGCTCGCCGCGATGGCCGAGCTCGTCGACCGGGGCGTGCGGTTCGCCGTCGACGACTTCGGCACCGGCTACTCCTCGCTGGCCCGCCTCAAGGACCTCCCGGCGCAGACGGTGAAGGTCGACCGCGCGTTCGTCACCGGGGTGGACGACGACCCCGCGGCGTTCGCGGTGGCGCGCGCCGTGGTCGACATGGCCCGGGCGATGGGCCGCACGACGGTGGCCGAGGGCGTCGAGACCGCGGAGCAGTTCCACGTGCTGCGCGGCATCGGCGTCGACGCCTACCAGGGGTGGCTGTTCTCCCGGCCGCTGCGGACCGACCGCCTGCGCGAGGTCTTCGCGGGTGGTCGGCTGGCGACGCCGGCGGCCGCGGCGGCGCTCGCCGGCTGA
- a CDS encoding ABC transporter substrate-binding protein, translating to MTRIAAGLAGLVLLSACGGGGGGSSDPLAGGGEAAAPADVIRVGSEQFPENQLLGEIYAQALEAKGVTVERRFAIGSRETYYPALLDGSIDVVPDYNGNLLRYVVPDATESSPEEVYAALQSALPPELTLLDQAAAENKDAFTVTRAFAEANNLTSIEDVVPLCPTIQFGGPTQFQERSYGIEGMRNNYGCEFKGFTPLDTGGPLTVAALADGTIQGADLFTTDPAIPGNDFVTLEDPKNNFPAQNIVPLINASKVTPQVEEALNGVSAALSLDELLALNVTIGEQTQTDAQIATAWLQKVGLA from the coding sequence ATGACCCGGATCGCAGCCGGACTCGCCGGATTGGTGCTCCTCTCCGCCTGTGGCGGTGGAGGTGGCGGCAGCAGCGACCCCCTCGCGGGCGGCGGTGAGGCCGCGGCGCCCGCCGACGTCATCCGCGTCGGATCCGAGCAGTTCCCGGAGAACCAGCTGCTGGGCGAGATCTACGCGCAGGCGCTGGAGGCCAAGGGCGTCACGGTCGAGCGGCGCTTCGCCATCGGCTCGCGCGAGACCTACTACCCGGCCCTGCTCGACGGCTCGATCGACGTGGTGCCCGACTACAACGGCAACCTGCTGCGCTACGTCGTGCCGGACGCCACCGAGTCGTCCCCCGAGGAGGTCTACGCCGCGCTGCAGTCGGCCCTGCCGCCCGAGCTGACCCTGCTCGACCAGGCCGCCGCGGAGAACAAGGACGCGTTCACCGTGACCCGCGCCTTCGCCGAGGCCAACAACCTCACCTCGATCGAGGACGTCGTGCCGCTGTGCCCGACCATCCAGTTCGGCGGGCCCACGCAGTTCCAGGAGCGCTCGTACGGCATCGAGGGCATGCGCAACAACTACGGCTGCGAGTTCAAGGGCTTCACCCCGCTCGACACGGGCGGCCCGCTCACCGTGGCCGCGCTGGCCGACGGCACCATCCAGGGCGCCGACCTGTTCACCACCGACCCGGCCATCCCCGGCAACGACTTCGTGACCCTCGAGGACCCGAAGAACAACTTCCCGGCGCAGAACATCGTGCCGCTGATCAACGCCTCGAAGGTCACCCCGCAGGTGGAGGAGGCCCTCAACGGCGTCTCCGCGGCCCTGAGCCTCGACGAGCTGCTCGCGCTCAACGTCACCATCGGTGAGCAGACCCAGACCGACGCCCAGATCGCCACCGCCTGGCTGCAGAAGGTCGGCCTCGCCTGA
- a CDS encoding PadR family transcriptional regulator, translated as MRPDAVRGHLDGLILAVLEAGPRHGYAVIEGLQAGSGGALDLPTGTVYPALRRLERAGWLSGAWSTVGGRERRTYTLTRAGRHALSVQRTEWGEFSRVVGGILRGPEEQAT; from the coding sequence GTGAGACCTGACGCCGTGCGCGGCCACCTCGACGGGCTGATCCTCGCCGTGCTGGAGGCGGGACCCCGCCACGGCTACGCGGTGATCGAGGGGCTGCAGGCCGGCAGCGGCGGGGCCCTGGACCTCCCGACCGGCACCGTCTACCCGGCGCTGCGCCGGCTGGAGCGAGCCGGGTGGCTGTCCGGGGCGTGGAGCACCGTCGGCGGGCGCGAGCGGCGCACCTACACGCTCACCCGGGCCGGGCGGCACGCGCTGTCGGTCCAGCGCACCGAGTGGGGCGAGTTCAGCCGGGTCGTCGGGGGGATCCTGCGCGGGCCCGAGGAGCAGGCGACGTGA
- a CDS encoding multicopper oxidase family protein, protein MRPLNRRGFLALLGGAAAGVALAGCGPATGSTGRQLVSAVPLPEPYRVPLPVPPVARPVAPDRYLITARVAEQEIIPGYRTPVLGYDGIFPGPTVETRSGREVVVRHRNELPVPTVVHLHGGHTPPEHDGWPLDLVLPVGDTSDWTGHHGMPGDVVAGERDHRYPMAQRAATLWYHDHRMDFTAPAVYRGLAGFHLVRDDVEDALPLPRGDRELPLMICDRSFAADGSFAYPGLDRGMRGLPGVEDAWTAGVLGDVVLVNGAPWPVHEVDAARHRLRILNASNARRYRLQLDGGVRIVQVGSDGGLLAAPVEQDAIELAPGERFDVVVDFGAVPVGTDVTMTNALGEGRTRDVLRFRVVRAARDDSAVPDVLSEVEPPTVPADAPVRTFTFARGALGDHRGWTINGAAFDPDDARYRTPLGATEVWRFVTDVHHPVHVHLDPFQVVRRGGSGPGPFDGGWKDTVDVRPGEVVDVAVRFSDYRGRYVLHCHNLEHEDMAMMATVHTV, encoded by the coding sequence ATGAGGCCGCTGAACCGCCGCGGCTTCCTCGCCCTGCTCGGCGGCGCCGCCGCGGGCGTCGCGCTCGCCGGGTGCGGCCCGGCCACCGGCTCGACCGGACGCCAGCTCGTCAGCGCGGTGCCGCTGCCCGAGCCCTACCGGGTGCCGCTGCCGGTCCCGCCCGTGGCCCGCCCGGTCGCGCCGGACCGCTACCTGATCACCGCCCGGGTCGCCGAGCAGGAGATCATCCCGGGCTACCGCACCCCGGTGCTCGGCTACGACGGGATCTTCCCCGGCCCGACGGTCGAGACCCGCTCCGGGCGCGAGGTCGTGGTGCGCCACCGGAACGAGCTGCCCGTGCCGACCGTCGTGCATTTGCACGGCGGGCACACCCCGCCCGAGCACGACGGCTGGCCGCTGGACCTCGTGCTGCCCGTCGGGGACACGTCGGACTGGACCGGGCACCACGGGATGCCCGGCGACGTCGTGGCGGGGGAGCGCGACCACCGCTACCCGATGGCCCAGCGCGCGGCGACGCTCTGGTACCACGACCACCGCATGGACTTCACCGCTCCGGCCGTCTACCGCGGCCTGGCCGGCTTCCACCTCGTGCGCGACGACGTCGAGGACGCCCTGCCGCTCCCGCGCGGCGACCGCGAGCTGCCCCTGATGATCTGCGACCGCTCCTTCGCCGCCGACGGGTCGTTCGCCTACCCGGGGCTCGACCGCGGGATGCGGGGGCTCCCCGGGGTCGAGGACGCGTGGACGGCGGGGGTGCTCGGCGACGTCGTGCTGGTCAACGGGGCGCCGTGGCCGGTGCACGAGGTCGACGCCGCGCGCCACCGGCTGCGGATCCTCAACGCCTCCAACGCCCGCCGCTACCGCCTGCAGCTCGACGGCGGCGTGCGGATCGTGCAGGTCGGCTCCGACGGCGGGCTGCTGGCCGCCCCCGTCGAGCAGGACGCGATCGAGCTGGCCCCCGGCGAGCGGTTCGACGTGGTGGTCGACTTCGGGGCGGTGCCGGTCGGCACCGACGTCACGATGACGAACGCGCTGGGCGAGGGCCGCACGCGCGACGTGCTGCGGTTCCGGGTGGTCCGCGCCGCGCGCGACGACTCGGCGGTGCCCGACGTGCTCTCCGAGGTCGAGCCGCCGACCGTTCCCGCCGACGCCCCGGTCCGGACATTCACCTTCGCCCGCGGAGCGCTCGGCGACCACCGCGGCTGGACGATCAACGGGGCCGCGTTCGACCCGGACGACGCCCGGTACCGGACCCCGCTCGGTGCGACGGAGGTGTGGCGGTTCGTCACCGACGTCCACCATCCTGTGCACGTCCACCTCGACCCGTTCCAGGTCGTGCGCCGTGGCGGGTCCGGACCGGGCCCGTTCGACGGCGGCTGGAAGGACACCGTCGACGTCCGGCCGGGCGAGGTCGTCGACGTCGCCGTGCGCTTCTCCGACTACCGCGGCCGGTACGTCCTGCACTGCCACAACCTCGAGCACGAGGACATGGCGATGATGGCGACCGTCCACACTGTGTAG
- a CDS encoding HAAS signaling domain-containing protein: MTDADPVDLHVAALARALRGPARLRRSMLAETRAGLRDAAAAHRDAAAAVAEFGSVAEIAPAYQAELTAAQGRRTALLLAVLFPALVLGWDLLWSSGVAWTGPAPAVVRLLAGVQDAASWGVTALAVVLLVLTLRRRADERRLALAAGGLGALGAVLCGGTAVAMNLANLRRTTEMLAADPLAGLAVVLSALALVLVLVSTARALRLAVRPDH; encoded by the coding sequence GTGACCGACGCCGACCCCGTCGACCTGCACGTCGCCGCGCTCGCCCGGGCGCTGCGCGGACCGGCCCGGCTGCGCCGCAGCATGCTGGCCGAGACCCGCGCGGGCCTGCGCGACGCGGCCGCCGCCCACCGGGACGCGGCCGCCGCGGTGGCCGAGTTCGGGTCCGTCGCCGAGATCGCCCCGGCCTACCAGGCCGAGCTGACCGCGGCGCAGGGCCGGCGCACCGCGCTCCTGCTCGCGGTGCTGTTCCCCGCGCTGGTCCTGGGCTGGGACCTGCTGTGGTCCTCCGGCGTCGCCTGGACCGGGCCCGCGCCGGCCGTCGTCCGGCTGCTGGCCGGGGTGCAGGACGCCGCGAGCTGGGGCGTCACGGCGCTGGCCGTGGTCCTGCTGGTCCTGACGCTGCGCCGCCGGGCCGACGAACGGCGCCTCGCCCTGGCCGCGGGCGGGCTCGGGGCGCTCGGCGCGGTGCTGTGCGGGGGCACGGCGGTGGCGATGAACCTCGCGAACCTCCGCCGGACCACCGAGATGCTCGCCGCCGACCCGCTCGCCGGGCTCGCGGTCGTCCTCAGCGCGCTGGCCCTCGTCCTCGTGCTGGTCTCGACGGCGCGGGCGCTGCGCCTGGCGGTCCGGCCCGATCACTGA
- a CDS encoding ABC transporter ATP-binding protein: MIEFRGVTKRFPDGTVAVDALDLTVSDGGITVFVGPSGCGKTTSLRMINRMVEPTGGTIEIDGADIMAGDAAELRRGIGYVIQQAGLFPHRTILDNIATVPMLLGWSKAKARTRAGELMEIVGLAPEMAKRYPNQLSGGQQQRVGVARALAADPPILLMDEPFSAVDPVVRENLQDELLRLQSELGKTIVFVTHDIDEAVKLGDKVAVFRTGGILAQYDEPGHLLARPADDFVDGFVGRDRGYRGLGFLPAEGLPVGELQTVPAGATPDQVRDAARDGWTLVVDEARRPLGWVQVNGSASTDELVAGGSLYDTQADSLRGALDSALSSPSGFGVAVDGSGAVVGSVTADDVLTALATARKHEDAA; encoded by the coding sequence ATGATCGAGTTCCGGGGCGTGACCAAGCGGTTTCCCGACGGCACGGTGGCGGTGGACGCCCTCGACCTCACGGTCTCCGACGGCGGCATCACCGTGTTCGTGGGGCCGTCCGGATGCGGCAAGACCACGTCGCTGCGGATGATCAATCGCATGGTCGAGCCGACAGGTGGCACGATCGAGATCGACGGCGCCGACATCATGGCCGGCGACGCCGCGGAGCTGCGGCGGGGGATCGGCTACGTCATCCAGCAGGCCGGGCTGTTCCCGCACCGCACCATCCTCGACAACATCGCCACGGTGCCGATGCTGCTGGGCTGGAGCAAGGCGAAGGCCCGGACCAGGGCCGGTGAGCTGATGGAGATCGTCGGGCTCGCCCCGGAGATGGCCAAGCGCTACCCCAACCAGCTCTCCGGCGGGCAGCAGCAGCGCGTCGGCGTGGCCCGCGCGCTCGCGGCCGACCCGCCGATCCTGCTGATGGACGAGCCGTTCAGCGCCGTCGACCCGGTCGTCCGGGAGAACCTGCAGGACGAGCTGCTGCGCCTGCAGAGCGAGCTGGGCAAGACCATCGTGTTCGTCACCCACGACATCGACGAGGCCGTGAAGCTCGGCGACAAGGTCGCGGTGTTCCGCACCGGCGGCATCCTCGCCCAGTACGACGAGCCGGGGCACCTCCTCGCGCGCCCCGCCGACGACTTCGTCGACGGGTTCGTGGGGCGCGACCGCGGCTACCGCGGCCTGGGCTTCCTGCCCGCCGAGGGGCTCCCGGTCGGCGAGCTGCAGACGGTCCCGGCCGGCGCGACCCCCGACCAGGTCCGCGACGCCGCCCGCGACGGCTGGACCCTCGTCGTCGACGAGGCGCGGCGCCCGCTGGGCTGGGTGCAGGTCAACGGGTCCGCCTCCACCGACGAGCTCGTCGCCGGCGGGTCGCTCTACGACACCCAGGCCGACTCGCTGCGCGGCGCGCTGGACTCCGCGCTGTCGTCGCCGTCCGGGTTCGGGGTGGCCGTCGACGGCTCGGGCGCCGTCGTCGGGTCCGTCACGGCCGACGACGTGCTCACCGCGCTGGCCACCGCGCGCAAGCACGAGGACGCGGCGTGA
- a CDS encoding ABC transporter permease: MIDWNWIPANADRLGPAIVQHLVLALVPVLIGLVVAVPVGWMANRYRAARAVLVPAAGLLYTIPSLVLFIVLPGVLGTQILDPLNVVVALSVYTVALLVRSVADALAAVPGMVVAAATAMGYKPARRFAQVELPLSLPVLISGLRVATVTNISLVAVGALIGIGGLGYFLTDGFLRNSQTSIIVGTLLIFVIALVFDSLLVLIGKLATPWVGAGGSR, translated from the coding sequence GTGATCGACTGGAACTGGATCCCGGCCAACGCCGACCGGCTCGGCCCGGCGATCGTCCAGCACCTGGTTCTGGCGCTGGTCCCGGTGCTGATCGGGCTGGTCGTCGCGGTGCCGGTGGGCTGGATGGCCAACCGGTACCGCGCCGCGCGCGCCGTGCTGGTCCCCGCGGCGGGGCTGCTGTACACGATCCCGTCGCTGGTGCTGTTCATCGTGCTGCCCGGCGTCCTCGGCACCCAGATCCTCGACCCGCTCAACGTCGTCGTGGCGCTGTCGGTCTACACGGTCGCGCTGCTGGTGCGGTCCGTCGCCGACGCACTGGCGGCCGTCCCGGGGATGGTCGTGGCCGCGGCCACCGCGATGGGCTACAAGCCCGCGCGCCGGTTCGCGCAGGTGGAGCTGCCGCTGTCGCTGCCCGTCCTGATCTCGGGGCTGCGGGTCGCCACCGTCACCAACATCAGCCTCGTCGCGGTCGGCGCGCTGATCGGCATCGGCGGCCTGGGCTACTTCCTCACCGACGGGTTCCTGCGCAACTCGCAGACCTCGATCATCGTGGGCACGCTGCTGATCTTCGTGATCGCACTGGTCTTCGACTCGCTGCTCGTGCTGATCGGCAAGCTGGCCACCCCGTGGGTCGGCGCAGGGGGGTCGCGCTGA
- a CDS encoding MOSC domain-containing protein codes for MKVLELRRYPVKSMLGVVVDDVELGPGGVDGDRALALVDAETGRVATAKHPRLWRSLLRCSAARDGSAVTITLPDGRTVAAADADGPLSEFLGRPVRLAADRPAGAEVERPDPEDVLAQGVEAEVEAPTLEIAQGTPGGTFVDHSPLHLITTATLEHLGVEALRYRPNVVVATPPGTAPFVENDWLGRELTVGGVRLRVTLPTPRCSVPTLEHGDLPRAPHAVRGPMAENRVEVTGFGVLPCAGAYAEVLDGGTVRTGDAVELR; via the coding sequence ATGAAGGTCCTGGAGCTGCGGCGGTACCCGGTGAAGTCGATGCTGGGTGTCGTCGTCGACGACGTGGAGCTCGGCCCGGGCGGGGTCGACGGCGACCGCGCCCTCGCCCTGGTCGACGCCGAGACCGGGCGGGTGGCCACGGCCAAGCACCCGCGGCTGTGGCGCTCGCTGCTGCGGTGCTCCGCGGCCCGCGACGGGTCCGCGGTGACGATCACCCTGCCCGACGGCCGGACCGTCGCGGCGGCCGACGCCGACGGGCCGCTGTCGGAGTTCCTCGGCCGCCCCGTGCGGCTGGCCGCCGACCGGCCCGCGGGCGCCGAGGTCGAGCGGCCCGACCCGGAGGACGTGCTGGCCCAGGGGGTGGAGGCCGAGGTCGAGGCCCCGACGCTGGAGATCGCGCAGGGCACCCCCGGCGGGACCTTCGTCGACCACTCGCCGCTGCACCTGATCACCACCGCGACGCTGGAGCACCTCGGTGTGGAGGCCCTGCGCTACCGCCCCAACGTGGTGGTGGCCACGCCGCCGGGCACCGCGCCCTTCGTCGAGAACGACTGGCTGGGCCGGGAGCTGACGGTCGGCGGCGTGCGGCTGCGCGTCACCCTGCCCACCCCGCGCTGCTCGGTCCCGACGCTGGAGCACGGCGACCTGCCCCGGGCCCCGCACGCGGTGCGCGGGCCGATGGCGGAGAACCGGGTGGAGGTCACCGGGTTCGGCGTGCTGCCGTGCGCGGGCGCCTACGCCGAGGTGCTCGACGGCGGCACCGTCCGCACGGGGGACGCGGTCGAACTGCGCTGA
- a CDS encoding ABC transporter permease yields the protein MGRRRGVALMGALIADVIAWFGDPSNLTGSTGVPTRIVEHIRYSGVALIIAALIAVPIGALVGHTGRGGFAVVGVANGLRSLPEIGVVLLLVTFVGGVSLTPVTIALVVLAIPPLLGGTYAGVRNVDRATVDAARGMGMTEREILTKVELPNALPLIIGGLRTATLQVIATAAVAALVGVGGLGRYLIDGLGVRDYTQMAAGALLIAALALLAEAVLAGVQRLVVSPGLRTTASTGRRAAAPPSEPVEEPQTRSTPVPEPARS from the coding sequence GTGGGTCGGCGCAGGGGGGTCGCGCTGATGGGCGCGCTGATCGCGGACGTCATCGCCTGGTTCGGCGACCCGTCGAACCTCACCGGGTCCACCGGCGTGCCGACGCGGATCGTCGAACACATCCGCTACAGCGGAGTCGCGCTGATCATCGCGGCGCTGATCGCCGTGCCGATCGGCGCGCTCGTCGGGCACACCGGTCGCGGCGGGTTCGCCGTCGTCGGCGTGGCCAACGGGCTGCGCTCGCTGCCCGAGATCGGTGTCGTGCTGCTGCTCGTCACGTTCGTCGGCGGCGTCAGCCTCACCCCCGTCACGATCGCGCTGGTCGTGCTGGCCATCCCGCCGCTGCTCGGCGGCACCTACGCCGGGGTGCGCAACGTCGACCGCGCCACCGTCGACGCCGCCCGCGGCATGGGGATGACCGAGCGCGAGATCCTCACCAAGGTCGAGCTCCCCAACGCGCTGCCGCTGATCATCGGCGGCCTGCGCACCGCGACGCTGCAGGTCATCGCGACCGCGGCGGTGGCGGCGCTGGTCGGCGTCGGCGGGCTCGGCCGCTACCTCATCGACGGTCTCGGCGTGCGCGACTACACGCAGATGGCCGCGGGCGCGCTGCTCATCGCGGCGCTCGCCCTCCTCGCGGAGGCCGTGCTGGCCGGCGTCCAGCGCCTGGTCGTCTCGCCCGGCCTGCGCACCACGGCGTCGACGGGGCGGCGCGCCGCCGCGCCGCCGTCGGAGCCCGTCGAGGAACCGCAGACCCGTTCCACCCCCGTCCCGGAACCCGCTAGGAGCTGA
- a CDS encoding SDR family oxidoreductase, with protein sequence MGLPDATVALVAGATRGAGRGIAVELGAAGATVYCTGRSTRGRPSGYGRPGAPRPETIEDTADLVTAAGGVGIAVPTDHLDPDAVARLVARIDADRGRLDIVVNDVFGGDFLTEWDTPVWEHDLTDGLALLRLAIDTHLITAHHAFPLLVRRPGGLVVEVTDGTAAYNDRHYRLNAFYDLAKTAPIRLARSWAHELGPHGATAVAVTPGWLRSEVMLDEYGVTEEDWRLACVREPHFAISESPRFVGRGIAALAADPARARWQGASTSSGELAREYGLTDVDGSRPDAWRYVVEVQDAGLPADTTGYR encoded by the coding sequence ATGGGACTCCCGGACGCGACGGTGGCACTGGTGGCGGGCGCGACGCGCGGGGCGGGGCGGGGGATCGCCGTGGAGCTCGGGGCGGCCGGGGCCACCGTCTACTGCACCGGCCGCAGCACCCGCGGCCGTCCGTCCGGGTACGGCAGGCCGGGGGCGCCCCGCCCGGAGACGATCGAGGACACCGCCGACCTGGTCACGGCCGCGGGAGGGGTCGGGATCGCGGTGCCCACCGACCACCTCGACCCGGACGCCGTGGCCCGGCTGGTCGCCCGGATCGACGCCGACCGGGGGCGGCTCGACATCGTCGTCAACGACGTCTTCGGCGGCGACTTCCTGACGGAGTGGGACACCCCGGTGTGGGAGCACGACCTCACCGACGGCCTGGCGCTGCTGCGGCTGGCGATCGACACCCACCTGATCACCGCCCACCACGCCTTCCCGCTGCTGGTCCGCCGGCCCGGCGGGCTGGTCGTCGAGGTCACCGACGGCACCGCCGCCTACAACGACCGGCACTACCGGCTGAACGCGTTCTACGACCTCGCGAAGACCGCCCCGATCCGGCTGGCCCGCAGCTGGGCGCACGAGCTCGGCCCGCACGGCGCCACCGCGGTGGCCGTGACGCCGGGCTGGCTGCGGTCGGAGGTGATGCTCGACGAGTACGGGGTGACGGAGGAGGACTGGCGCCTCGCCTGCGTCCGCGAGCCGCACTTCGCGATCTCGGAGTCCCCGCGGTTCGTCGGGCGCGGCATCGCCGCACTCGCCGCCGACCCGGCCCGGGCCCGCTGGCAGGGCGCGAGCACGTCGTCGGGCGAGCTGGCGCGCGAGTACGGCCTCACCGACGTCGACGGCTCCCGCCCGGACGCCTGGCGCTACGTGGTGGAGGTGCAGGACGCGGGGCTGCCCGCCGACACCACCGGCTACCGCTGA